TTGTTTTACTTTCCAAATCTGTCACCTCGAAAAGAGAACTGTTGAGATAGGGAACGTAAGCAAAATCACGCATAATGGACTGTGTGCGGTGGCTCATGTCACGTGCAAGCACTTGGAAAAAAAGTGTGTTGAGGTCATCATAGTCATGAATCTTGGCTGTTGAAAGAAATTTATAGATAACATCTCCATTGTGGTATTTCAACATCTGAGCCTCCAACAGTTTCAAGAAAAGGATGCGATTCATCCAAGTGATGCACAGTTCCATTGCAACATTAAATAACCGTTCCTCATAATCGTTCCCATACAGACTACCATTTACGTGGCGCAAACAATCCTCTGCATCCAGTTGGTTAATAGTATTCTCCAGTAATGAAGCCTCGTCACGCCGTTCCACAGCTTTGCGTACAATCACGGTCTTGTTATTCTCTTTGCGTTCCTCAATACCAATAATGTGTAGCAGCTCAGTGTAGAATCCACGGTTGAGCGAATTGCTGTCGTTCTGGAACGATAGCTTCAAAAGGTGTGTGTCGCTGAATATCTTATAAAGTTCGATAAGTTTACGTGAAGTACTGCCGTCTGTTTTATCAAGCAGGTGTCGATAGTCCTGTAAGTTGAAGTAAGTGTATTCAAGGCTGTCTTTCACCTCCTCAATATAGGTTGTTGCAATTTCAGTATAGAAGAAGTCGGTTTTACTACTGGTCTTGCGCCCATCCACAAAATCTTGAAACTCACGATGTAGTTGTCTGTTAAGATAGAATTTGCGTTCAAACTCATGGGCGTCAAAAATAAAGAATTCATGAATATTAGTAGCGATGAGATATTTAATATCGTTGTTCTTCTTACTGACACGTTCTTTGAGATAGTATAGCAATAATTCCTGCAAAGCTTTACGATTGAGATTGTCATTAGAAATCATCTCACTTTTGTTGGTGGTGCTCTTTACCTCAATCAATAACCCAATATTGGACTTGGTAGTTTTATCCAACCGGATAGCCAAATCAATATCTTCTTCGGGAGCCATGTAGTATGTCTTGTAGAACGTTTCGCTTAGGAAATTACGTAAATGTTCTTTCTGCGTTTCTTCTCTTTGCCCATCCACTACATTGTCTCTCAATGTGCGAAGGGCATTTTTGAATAGGTCAAAATCTGTTGTTTCAATCGCAACCTGTCTATATGCTTTGTTCAGAACTTGATTCGGTTTGAGTAGTCCCATAATGCTTGGTAAATGAGTTAATAAAATACAAAATTATATAGAAAAATCGATTTTTTCTACACCGGCACAATAAAAACCGAGGCCAACCCTCAAACTCTGCTTCATACTTCGTTTAATTGTTACGAATGTCCTATATTTAAGGAGTGTAACTAAAAAATCTCAAATATGGACAAAGACAGAATCGTGGCCGGCCTTGATGTCCACAAAGATACAATTTATCTCTGTGTGATGGATAATACCGAGGCCGTTATTTTTGCAAAAGTTTATGGTACATTGACTCCTGATTTAGAACTTGTGTGTTCCGAGATGGTTTCTCATGGGGTGACAGAGGCAGCCATGGAAAGCACTTCAACCTATTGGGTCCCTGTGTGGAATGCCTTGTGCGAGAGCATGTCTCTCAAATTGGTAAATCCTTATTTTATAAAGCAGCTTCCCGGTCGCAAGAGTGATGTGAAGGATGCCCAATGGATAGCGGAATGCTTGTTGAAGAATCTGATTCGTGGAAGTTTTGTGCCGGATAAGACAGTGCAGGACATGCGCAAGTATAACCGTCGCATCTTCGACCTGAATGAAGACCTGACGTATAACAGCAATAAACAGGACGCTGCTTTACAGCGATGTGGCTTCCGGTTAAGTAACTATGTCTCCCGAGTCAATGGAAAAAGCTATCAGAAGTGCGTCCGTGCAATAATAACCGGGATAACCGACCCTGAGGAGCTGGTGAAACTCATTCATGGAAAAACTCTACGGAAATACGGACGTAACATCATAAAGGATGCCGTAACGGGTGACTTTCACCAGGCAGACATCTGTTTGTTAAAGCAATACGCAGAGCTTATAGGGGTAATCGAGCGACAAATCGAAGAATGCAGGAATGCTCTCATTTCCATGTGCCAGGAACACTTCCCGAAACAATTCAAACGTCTACAGAGCATCCCCGGTGTTAAAGAACGCGCCGCTTCGGCTATAATTGCGGAGACTGGGGCTGACATGAAACCGTTTGAAAAAGCAACAAACCTTGTGGGATGGTGTGGATTGAAACCACGCAATGATATAAGCAACAATAAAGTCAAAAGCAACAGGACGACGCATGGGAACCGATTCCTGCGTCAGATATTGATTGAAATATCCTGGGTCGCATCAAGAACCCGAAACTGCTTTTTCTCAAACTTCAGCTACGTGCAATGCACCCAACGCCATAAGAACAAGATGAAGATACAAGTAGCCATCGCCCGAAAGTTATTGGTCGCAGTATGGCACATGCTGACAAAAGACGAGGATTTTATAGATGTTTACCTCAAGCGGCTTGAAAAGCAGGCGGAATGGCAAAATGATCTTCAAGCATTAGAATCGTTATTGGTCGGATAGACCTTTCCGATATACCTCTATCGACAACATAATTACCTTTGTGCTGCCACATGAGCGCGTTTACAAAATTATTGTATCCATAGAGGGATTGGACACCGGCGTAGTCCTTTTAGGCTGAAGAGGAAAGTAACAAACTTTACTAGTTCAGACGACAAAATACTTGTTGTCTTAGACGTTTTGTGGGAAAATTTACGGACTATAAGTATAATTAATTAGATACAAGTAAGTTACATGCGAATATAAGAGCGGGAGATTTTTCTTTTTAGAGGAAAGGTAGTCTAAAAACTTGATAATAAAGAATGAACGTATTGGTTTAACGAAAGTTTGTTCTACCGCCAACCATTATCAACATATAATGGCAGGCAGTAGATTTGACATGACTCTGCCTATTATATTGTAATGTCAGTCAAAGCAATCACATGATTATCTTCCTTAGCGCTTCTCATTTGTAGTAGCATCAGTACCTCATTCAATCTCTGGTTGTTTTCTATGCCTATATGCTTGTACCCATATCGTGGAGCATATTCCTTGAAGAACCGCACAAGTTCCTGCAATTCCTCTTCCTGCCTCTTGGCGAAATTGCAATGCACAAGGATGATGCACCAATCGGGGAAACCGCCTACGCCATTGCTATACTCCCAAAAACGAATGTAGAGCTTTACGGGCTTGATGTTTACACCTATGCAACAGCCGTTCATTGTCGGTGTTACATGTAGGCTGTTTCTGTAACCGAACCTCTCGCAAATATAGAGGTCGAAATCCAATAAGAAATCTTTCTGTACCATTGTCGTTAATCTTTTGAATTGATAAGTAAATCGTTATAATCTCATGCCACGCTTGCGCTTAGCTTTCTTCTTCTTTCTCAGTATCTCAGCCATCTCTCGGTCGGCTTCCGCATCGGTGGCATTGTAAGACGAGCCGTTGATACTGAACAAGCCTAAGCCACCACCAAAGCTATCTTCGGAACGATTTTGCAGTACGGTCTGTACCGTTTTCTCTCTTGGCTGCCGGATAGCTGTTTGCCTATTGTTGAAATCATCTTCAAAGGCATTCCGTTCCAATTGGTAGTCGATGTTCATGTAACTGAACTCCCGACTGACCTTTGAGCCGGAAAAGGATATACCACCATACTCGAACTTCACGCCTTGTATCTCCCTTGTTGTCCGGCTTACCTTGAATTTCAGTTCTATGTCCCTATGGGAAAGTGCATCTTTCAACTCTTCCCAATTTCGAGCATTGAGCAGCTCCTCTTTCAGTGCTTTGTAAACCTCATGCTTCGCCTTGTCGTAGGGGCGCAAGCGTTCCTCTTTAATATTTTCCTTGCCGTTAGCGAAGTGCAGCCTGTATTTGGCTGTAAGCATCTTGCAGACATTCTCGTTGCGGTAGAAGTCGTTCTTGTCGCTGATGGTCTTGCCGTCATTGTCCACACGATTGAAAACGATATGGCAGTGCGGATGTTCTCGGTCAGTGTGTCGGGCTATGATATACTGCGTATCAGTAATACCCATCTTCGTCATGTAATCATGGGCTATCTGCAACATGAGTGCATCGTCATAGTGTAGCCGTTCACCATCTTCGGGCGAGAAATTGAGCGAAGTATGCCCGACCGTGTTCTTCACCTTGGCATTGAGCAACGTCTGCAACTCGAACAGTTCCGCCATCTGTTCGGGCGTTCCCTCTACGCCTACCGCTTCCAGCAACTTGGATTTGTCCTCTCTCAGCACATAGCACACGCAACCGCTGAACGATGTGCCTTTCGTCTGCTTACCTATCATCTTTCAGTCGGGTTATGAGTTGCGACACTTCCTTTGCTACGTCCTCGCATTTTTCGGCTACGGCAAAGAATCCGTAGGTGTTCGCCTGTCTCGCCAACTGGTTGAGGTTGGTACTTTCTCCAATCAACTGCCGGATGACGACAAGGTGTTCTTTGTTGATTCGTTCCCGTACCGTTCCGTTCATGATGAGCGAACGGATGGTTTCGCTCTTACTCTGTTTGCTCCGTCTGCACAATGCACCCAGCCAACCGAGTTCATCGTCTGTCAGGCGCAAAGTGACTATGTTGTTTTTCTTCATCTGTTCTATCTGCTTTTTTAGTGAATAATCCGGTTGATGTAATCTGAAAAGTCCGTGACCATCGGGAGCCGTCCCCCTCCTCTTTTTGAGGGGCAAGTGGTCGGGGAATGTAATACACCGACATTAACTTGCTAACCTAAAAAAGATGTGTTTCCCGGCTTACAAGTGGAATCCTTTCTTCTTCGGTTTCGGTCGGACAGAAACCTCGCTTGCTTTATTCTCCACCGCTCTTTTGCCACATAGGAAATCGTTCAAATCCTTGTACCCTGCGTAGTGGATGGAAGCATCCCAAACCCGATAGGAAAATACCCGTTGCAATTCCAAACATGCCTTATTTCCTGCTTGGTCATTGTCGAAAAAACAATGGATACGTTCATAGTCCGATAACCCGTTCATTGCCTTGCCAAGATTGGAAACGGAGTTGAGAACCATGTAATCCTGTCCTTTCAAGTTAGGGGATTGCGGATTCTTCCGTTTTCGGATAGTTAGGAAAGAAAGATAATCCATGAAGCCCTCGAACAGGTAACATGAATCTTTCCGTTCGCCATGATGCTGTATATGGCTGACATCTTTCGGAGATATGCAGCCCTTGAATGGAAAATTTAAAGTCGATTGACCCACTATTATAAAAGTCTTCTGACCCACCTTTATAACCGAAACTGATCCGCTGTGATTATAATAAAAATTGCCCCTATATAATTACCATATTTCAGTCTTGTTTTCGTACTTTACAAAGCATTTTAACCCGGTATTATTAACCGAATAAAATTTTAAAGAATGAAAATAAGAATCAAGCACATACTGCGGTGTTATCAGTCAGGAATGAGTATCCGCGGTATCAGTTCTTCTCTCCTTGTTTCACGTAATACAGTCAAACGTTATATCCGTATATACGAAGATATGGGTATAGAACTTGAGCGTCTGTTGAAAATGGACGAGCAGCATCTGCATGAGCTTTTCGGTACGGAGACTGACAAAGAATCGTCTGGATCTGCAGAGTATAAGTATCTTCAAGAACGTATACCTGATTACATGAAACGACTTAAGGTCCGTGGGACAACAAGAAGGTCCTTGTATGAGGAATATCTTAAAAATCGTCCACAAGGTTACAGCTACTGTTCTTTTTGTTTGTATATCAGACGAGAAAGGGAAGTAAAGATTCCTGTTGGACGCATAGATCATATAGCCGGTGATCAGATGTATGTGGATTTTGCCGGTGACAAACTTTATCTCTCATACGAAAGAACAGGCAATAAGGTTCCCGTAGAAGTATTTGCCGCCATACTTCCATGCAGCCAGATTACCTATTACGAGGCTGTACCATCACAAAAGAAAGAACACCTTATCCAGGCATGTGAAAATGCTTTCCATTATTTTGGAGGTGTCCCCAATGCCATAGTTCCAGACAACCTGAGATCAGCCGTAACAAAGCCTGGAGGTGTTGAACCTGTAATCAATGACGACTTTGCTGCATTTGCAGACCATTATGGATGTGTTGTCTTCCCGGCAAGAGTACGAAAGCCTAAAGACAAAGCTCTGGTTGAGAATGCTGTAAGACTGCTCTACAGGGAGGTGTATTCAAAGATGACGGGATTGAAATTCAATGATCTTGAAGCCTTGAACATAGAAATAATGAAGCATACGGATGCGTTGAACAGCCGAAAGATGTACAATCGCAACTACAGCCGTCGGGAACGTTTCCTCGAAGTCGAGAAAGACAGGCTGCATACATTGCCGGCAACAAAATTTATATCAAAAAGCCGGAAAACGGCAACTGTCATGAGAAACAGTTATGTATCGCTTAACAATCACTATTACAGTGTTCCTAAAGAGTATATCGGCGATACTGTAGAATTACTGTATGATGGGGACACAGTGGAGATATATCATAAGTTCAGACACATAACGACACATCGAAAGGATGATACACCTTTCACTTATTCAGAAAAACCGTCCCACAAACTTTCGGGAGTGCCACATGAATACAGAATCAGAATGGATGATATATACCGCAAGGCATGTGGAATTGATCCGGTATTGGAAGAGTACATAAAGCGTGTGGCCGTTGCCAAGAAATATCCGGTCCAGGCCGTACGTTCAGCCGATGGCATATTAAGTCTTGTGGAGCGTTTCGGACATGACAGGGTGGTTCTTTCATGTCAGGTGGCAATGGAATTCGGTATGTTCGGATACAACGAACTTGAAAGTATTCTGGTAAACAGGGAAGATGAGAAGTATCATGTACAGATGGAGGGACAGGCTCCAGAACTTACCC
The Bacteroides caecimuris DNA segment above includes these coding regions:
- a CDS encoding IS110 family transposase, translated to MDKDRIVAGLDVHKDTIYLCVMDNTEAVIFAKVYGTLTPDLELVCSEMVSHGVTEAAMESTSTYWVPVWNALCESMSLKLVNPYFIKQLPGRKSDVKDAQWIAECLLKNLIRGSFVPDKTVQDMRKYNRRIFDLNEDLTYNSNKQDAALQRCGFRLSNYVSRVNGKSYQKCVRAIITGITDPEELVKLIHGKTLRKYGRNIIKDAVTGDFHQADICLLKQYAELIGVIERQIEECRNALISMCQEHFPKQFKRLQSIPGVKERAASAIIAETGADMKPFEKATNLVGWCGLKPRNDISNNKVKSNRTTHGNRFLRQILIEISWVASRTRNCFFSNFSYVQCTQRHKNKMKIQVAIARKLLVAVWHMLTKDEDFIDVYLKRLEKQAEWQNDLQALESLLVG
- a CDS encoding relaxase/mobilization nuclease domain-containing protein, which gives rise to MIGKQTKGTSFSGCVCYVLREDKSKLLEAVGVEGTPEQMAELFELQTLLNAKVKNTVGHTSLNFSPEDGERLHYDDALMLQIAHDYMTKMGITDTQYIIARHTDREHPHCHIVFNRVDNDGKTISDKNDFYRNENVCKMLTAKYRLHFANGKENIKEERLRPYDKAKHEVYKALKEELLNARNWEELKDALSHRDIELKFKVSRTTREIQGVKFEYGGISFSGSKVSREFSYMNIDYQLERNAFEDDFNNRQTAIRQPREKTVQTVLQNRSEDSFGGGLGLFSINGSSYNATDAEADREMAEILRKKKKAKRKRGMRL
- a CDS encoding MobC family plasmid mobilization relaxosome protein, which gives rise to MKKNNIVTLRLTDDELGWLGALCRRSKQSKSETIRSLIMNGTVRERINKEHLVVIRQLIGESTNLNQLARQANTYGFFAVAEKCEDVAKEVSQLITRLKDDR
- a CDS encoding toprim domain-containing protein, whose product is MGQKTFIIVGQSTLNFPFKGCISPKDVSHIQHHGERKDSCYLFEGFMDYLSFLTIRKRKNPQSPNLKGQDYMVLNSVSNLGKAMNGLSDYERIHCFFDNDQAGNKACLELQRVFSYRVWDASIHYAGYKDLNDFLCGKRAVENKASEVSVRPKPKKKGFHL
- the istA gene encoding IS21 family transposase is translated as MKIRIKHILRCYQSGMSIRGISSSLLVSRNTVKRYIRIYEDMGIELERLLKMDEQHLHELFGTETDKESSGSAEYKYLQERIPDYMKRLKVRGTTRRSLYEEYLKNRPQGYSYCSFCLYIRREREVKIPVGRIDHIAGDQMYVDFAGDKLYLSYERTGNKVPVEVFAAILPCSQITYYEAVPSQKKEHLIQACENAFHYFGGVPNAIVPDNLRSAVTKPGGVEPVINDDFAAFADHYGCVVFPARVRKPKDKALVENAVRLLYREVYSKMTGLKFNDLEALNIEIMKHTDALNSRKMYNRNYSRRERFLEVEKDRLHTLPATKFISKSRKTATVMRNSYVSLNNHYYSVPKEYIGDTVELLYDGDTVEIYHKFRHITTHRKDDTPFTYSEKPSHKLSGVPHEYRIRMDDIYRKACGIDPVLEEYIKRVAVAKKYPVQAVRSADGILSLVERFGHDRVVLSCQVAMEFGMFGYNELESILVNREDEKYHVQMEGQAPELTPKHRNLRGKDYFNSKNMDKNDK